From the Anaeromyxobacter dehalogenans 2CP-1 genome, the window GCGAACAGCCGCATCCGCGACGTGGACGTGGCGGAGGAGACCTCGCGCCTCGCCCGCGCGAACATCCTCCAGCAGGCCGGCGTCTCGGTGCTCGCCCAGGCGAACCAGATGCCGCAGCTCGCGCTGAAGCTGCTCGGGTGATCTCGCGGTGAACTTCGCGCGCCGCTCCCCGGCCACGCGCCGGGGAGCGGCCGGAGGCCTACATGGACGCATCGTTCCGCGCGGGCGGTCTCGCCTCGGGGATGGACACCAACGCAATCGTCGAAAAGCTCGTCGAGCTGGAGTCGCGGCCGCTCGGCCTCCTCCGGCAGCGGCAGGCCGCGTTCCGCACGCAGATCTCCGCGCTGGGCGACGTCATCTCCGGGCTGTCCACCCTCTCCGCCGCCGCCGCCGACCTGGGCGCTCACGGCGTCCTCTCCACCCAGGCGCGCTCCAGCCCGAAGTCCTTCTCGGCCGCCCCGGGGACGGACGCGGTCGCCGGCAGCTACCGGGTGGCGGTGAAGGCGCTGGCGCGCCCGGCCAAGTGGCGCTCGGACGCGTTCGCCGACGGCGTCGGCGTGGCCGGCGGGACGCTCCGCCTGACCGTCCAGGGCACGGCCTTCCCCCCCATCGCCGTCGCGGACGGCACCAGCCTCGCCGACGTGGCCTACGCCATCCGTCAGAGCGGGGCGCCGGTGTCCGCGGTGGTGCTCGACGACGGCACGTCGTCCTGGCTCTCCGTGACCGCCCGCGACACCGGCCACCCGCCGGGCGGCGCGCCCGCGGACGCGCTGTCCATCGCCTTCACCCCGGACGCCGGCGCCACCGGCCAGGCGCCGGGCCTCGCGGAGATCGAGGCCGCGCGCAACGCGCAGGTGGAGGTCGACGGCCTGACGTTCACCCGGACGGGCAACGTGATCGCCGACGCGCTGCCGGGGGTGACGCTCACGCTCACGAGCGAGGGCGGCCCGGCGGAGGACCTGGTGCTCGGGACCGATCCGGACGGCACCCAGGCGCGGCTGCAGAAGCTGGTGGACGCCTACAACGGCGTGATGCGGCTCGTGCAGCGCCACCTCGCGGTCGCGAAGGACGCCGACCGCGCCACCACCCTGGCCGGCGACTCCACCCTGCGCTCGCTGCAGGCCCGGCTCCAGCGCGTGCTGGTGACCGAGGTGCCCGGGCTCGCGACCGTGCGCACGCTCGCGGACCTGGGCGTCAAGACCGCCCGCGACGGCAGCCTCTCCATCGACGCGACCACGCTCGCCTCGGCGATCTCGCGCGATCCCGCCGCCGTGAACGCGCTGTTCTCGAACTCGGGGACGGGCCTGGCCGCGGTCGTGAAGTCGCTCGTGACCGACCACACCCGCGCCGGCGGCGGCACGCTGGTGCTCCGGCAGGAGGGGCTGGGCCGCACGGTGAAGGACCTCGACGGCCAGGCCGCCGCGCTGCAGCTCCGCATCGACGCCTTCCAGCAGAACCTGATCCGCCAGTTCACCGCGATGGAGAACACCGTCAGCGGGCTCAAGTCGATCGGGAGCTTCCTCGCCGGCCAGACCACGCAGCAGCAGAAGGGGAGCTGATCGTGACCGCCTGCCTCGCCGCGCCGTGCCCCCGACCCGCCTCGTGCGATCCCGGCGGCCACCTCCGCCGCGCCATCGCGCTGATGCGCACCGGCGCCGCGGCCCTCGAGGCGCGGCGGTCCGCGGAGGCCGTCCGCGCCCTGGGCGCAGCGGTGGACCACCTGGTCTCGGTCCGCCTCGCGCTGGAGCCGGAGCACGCGCCCGAGGGCCAGGGCACGCTCGCGGCGGCCTGCGTGCGGGCGGCGCGCCGGCTCACCGACGCGGCGCTGCTCGGCGACGCCGCGCTGGCCCGCGAGGCGGAGCGCGCCGTCGCGCCGCTGCTCGGGCCGGGGGCGCGCCCCGGGACGGCGCGATGAGCACCCTGCTCGAGGACGCGCTCGCCGAGGTCGAGGCCGCGCTCGCCCGCGACGACGTGGCCGCCGCGGCGAGGGCGGTGCGCCGGGCCGCGGCCGCCTGCGAGGCGCTCGCCGCCGCCCGCGCCCGCCTGGACCCGCGCGCCCTGGCCCGCGCCGCCGACGCCCAGCGCCGCGCGCTCGCCCGCGCCGAGGCCGGCCGCGCCCACCTGGCCGACGCGCTCGACCGGACCGCACGCTCGCGGCGCGCCGCGGCCGCGTACCGGCGCGGCTGAGGCGGGCGGCGCGCGGATCGCGCCGCCGCCCTTAAGCCCGGGCCGGAGCGCGCCGAATCCCGGGGTGAAGCGCCCCTCGCGTCCAGCCGGGCGCGCCCCGGAGACCCGACCATGTCCCTGTCCATCCGCACCAACATCGCCTCGCTGAACGCGCAGCGGAACCTGTCCACCACGCAGACCGCGCTCGAGTCCTCCATGTCGCGCCTGTCCTCCGGCTACCGCATCACCCGGGCCGGCGACGACGCCGCGGGGCTCGCCATCAGCACCAAGCTCGAGGCGCAGATCCGCAGCTACAACCAGGCGGCGCGCAACGCCAACGACGGCCTCTCGGTGATCCAGACCACCGAGGCGGCGCTGAACGAGACCTCCAACGTGCTGAGCCGGCTCCGCGAGCTGGCCATGCAGGCCGCCTCCGACGGCATCGGCGACACCGAGCGCGGCTACGTGCAGGCCGAGGCCGACCAGCTCCGCGCCGAGATCGACCGGATCGCGGCGGTCACGAAGTACGACGGGACGCCGCTGCTGGACGGCACCGGGACCGCGCTCGGGTTCCAGGTGGGCGTGGAGAGCGACGCGTCCGGCGACGACCGCATCGGCTTCTCCACCCTGGACGCGACCGCCAGCGCGCTCGGGCTGGACGCCTCCACGCTCGACTTCACCACCGCCACCGGGGCGCGCGACGCGCTCTCCACCCTCGACGCCGCCATGGAGACCATCTCCCGCAGCCGCGCCGACCTGGGCGCCGTGGGCAACCGCTTCCAGAGCACCATCGCGAACATCCAGTCGTTCGCCGAGGCGCTGTCCGCCGCGAACAGCCGCATCCGCGACGCCGACGTGGCCGAGGAGACCTCGCGGCTCGCGCGCGCGAACATCCTGCAGCAGGCCGGCGTGGCGGTGCTCGCCCAGGCGAACCAGACGCCGCAGCTCGCGCTCAAGCTGCTGGGCGGGTAGCGCCGCACCGCACCGTCCTCCCGGGATGATCCCGGGCCACGAGCCCCGCGCCGCCTCCCCACCCTCCCTCCCGATCCCGAGGTACGCCCGTGAACCCAGCCGCCCGCCGCTACGCCCAGGCCGAGCGCCAGACCGCCTCCCCCGAGCGCCTCATGGTGCTCCTGTTCCAGGCGGCGCTGCGAAACGTCCGCGCCGGCGCCGAGGCGCTCGAGCGCGGCACCGCCGCCGAGGCGGCGCGCCCCCTCACCCTCGCGTCGGACATCGTGGTGGAGCTGCACGCCACCCTGGACCGTCCGCGCGCGCCGGAGCTCTGCGACCAGCTCGCGGCGATCTACCGCTTCGTGTGCGATCGGCTCGGGGCCGCCGCGCTGGCCCGCGACGCGCGCGCGGCGCGCGAGGCGGAGCGGGCCCTCGCCCCCATCGCCGAGGCGTTCGAGGCCGCCGCCGCGCGGCTCGCGGCCGGCGGGCGCTGATCAGCCCGCGGCCGCCGCCCGCGCGCGCGCCAGGAACAGCCGCGCGTCCTCGAGCGCGCCGAGCGCGTGCGCGGCCCGGGCCGCGGCGGCCCAGGCGCGCGGTGGGCCGCCCGCGGCCAGCACCGGCTCGAGCGCGGCGAGCGCCTCCCCGGCCCGGCCCAGCGCCACCAGCGCCTCGGCCTCCCCGGCCGCCGCCTCGATCCCCTCGGCCGGCGCGAGCGCGTCCGCCGGATGCGCCGGGGTGCGCGCCGCGCGGTACGCCGCGCGCGCCGCCTCCGCCCGGCCGGCCCGCAGCTCGACCGCGCCGAGGCGCGCCAGCGCCCGCGCCCGCCGCGCGTAGATCACCTGGTCGAACACCCCGCCCTCCAGCAGCGCGAGCGCGCGGCGCAGCTCGGCAGCGGCCCGCGCCAGCCGCTCCTCGCGCCCGGGCGCGCCCGGGGCGCCGGCGGAGATCTCCAGGGCGCAGGCCCGGAAGAACGGCAGGTCCGGGTTCGCGCCGCCGGCGGCCTCCGCCCGGTCGACCGCCTCGAGGGCGACCGCGGCGTCGCCGCGGCGGACCGCGAGCGCCGCCCGGACCACCGCGAGGCGCCGGATCGAGCGGTGGCGGGGCTGGCGGTCCAGCGCGGCCCAGGCACGCTCCGCGATCTCCCCGGCCTCCTCGGCCTCCCCGAGCGCGAGCAGCTCCGCCGCGAGGTAGCCGAGCGCGATGACGCTGTCGGGCTCGTCCTCGGCGCGCCGGCGCAGCAGCGCCAGGTTGCGCGCGCGCTTGCCCCGCCCGTCCCAGATCTCCTTCGAGTAGCCGAGGTGCACGAGGTCCACCTCCAGCGCGGCGATGCGCCCGCCCCGCGCCGCGGCCCACTCCAGCACGCTCTCGTGGATCCGCCCGGTCCAGCGCAGCCCGGGCGCGCGCCGCACCACCCGCGGCAGCAGGGCCGGCGGCCCGGCGCGCCGCACGCCGGAGAGGACCTCGCCCGCCGGCGCGTCGGGCGCGTCCGCGTTGTGACACCGGACCAGGCCCACGTCGAACGTGGCGCGCCGCAGCGCGCGCCGCAGGGCCACCCCCGCGCCCGGCGCGAGCCGCTCGTCCGCGTCGAGCGGGAGGATCCAGTCGCCGGTGGCGTGCGCCGCGGCGAGGTTTCGCGGCGCCGCGAAGTCGTCGTCCCACGGGCGCTCCAGCACCCTGGCGCCGGCCGCGCGCGCCAGCTCGCGGGTCCGGTCGGTGGAGCCGGTGTCGACCAGCACGATCTCGTCGACGACCCCCCGGACCGACTCCAGGCACCCGGGGAGCATCCGCTCCTCGTCCTTCGCGATGAGGCAGAGCGACACATGGGCCATCCCTCGCAGCAGAGCAAGGGCGGTGCCGCCGCCGCCGCGCCCGTCGCGGCGCGGGGTTGCGCCCGCGTCACGCCGCTGGCGCGCCCGGCGCGTCGGCGCGCTGACACGGACCGCCCGCACCGAGCAGCGCCGCGGCCAGCTCGCCGAACCGGCGCAGGTCCACCGGCTTGGCCAGCACCACGGCGTGCGCGTCCTCGGCGTCGCTGGTGCCGCCGGCGGCGAGCAGGATCACCGGCAGCCGCGCGCAGCCGGGATGCCCGCGGAGCGCCGCGAGCAGCGGCGCCGCGGCGGCCCCGACGGCGTCGCAGTCCAGCACCGCCAGGCCGTGGGGCGTGGCCGCGAGCGCCCGGAGCAGGGCCGCGGGATCGGGCAGCGCCGCCACCTCGACGGCGCGCCCGCCGGCCCGGCCCAGCGCCTCGAGCGCCGCGGCCAGCCCGGCGCGGAGCAGCGGATCCGGGGCGAACAGGGCGGCGGTGAGCGGCCCCGCTGCGCGAGCGTCCCCGGGCGCCGGCGGCTCGGGGGCCGCGCCCGCCGTCCGCCGCTGGAACAGCAGGTCGAGCTGGACGCGATCGCGGTGCGAGGCCGGCCGGAGCTCCACCGCCGCGATCGCGCCGCTCGCGAGCGGCGTGGCCCAGCGCACCTCGCCGGCGAGGTGCAGCTCGACGCGCTCCTGCGCGAGCACGAGCCGGACGCGCAGCCAGTCTCCCGGGGTGACCGGCGCGCGGGTCCGGACCAGCAGGCCGTGCTCGAGCTGCGGGACCGCGTCGCGACGCGCCGCGGTGGCGGAGCCGTACGCGAGCCCGATCTCCTCGCCCTCCATCCCTTCGGCGCTGCGGTCGCGCATCCGCCCCCCGCCCGATGCCGGGCCAGGATTCCCTACCGCCACGCGGACGGAGCGTCAGTCCCGTGACCGTGGGTGTAAGCGGCGGGCGCATTCACCGACCGTCCGCGCCCGAGCCAGGGCGGCCGGCGACCCTCCCCCGCCGGGGCCGGGGTCTCGCGCGCCGGCGGAATCCCCGGATCAGGGCGCGGGCGCGAGGGCGGGGCCGGGTCGCACCGCGCCCAGCGTCCGGCGGAAGAATCCTGCGGTCCACTCCCAGCGCCGCTCCGCCGCGAGCGGCTCCGGCACCGCGTGCGTCGCGCCGGCGATCGGGACGAGCTCGAACGGGCGCCCGGCGCGGAACAGCGCGTCGGCCAGCGCGAGCGAGTGCGACAGGAACACGTTGTCGTCGGCCGTCCCGTGCAGCAGGAGCAGCGGCCGCTGCAGGCGCGGCGCCCAGGCCAGCAGCCCGCTCCGGGCGTACGCCTCGGCGCGATCGCCGGGCAGGCCCAGGTAGCGCTCGGTGTAGTACGTGTCGTACTGCTCCCAGTCCGCGACCGGCGCGCCCGCGACCGCCGCCTGGAAGCGATCCGGCCGGCGCATCACCGCGAGCGCCGCGAGGTAGCCGCCGAACGACCAGCCGGTGATCCCGGCGCGCGCCACGTCGGCCTCCGGGACCTCGCGCCCGAGCGCCTCGAGGGCCGCCACCTGGTCCTCGAGCGGCACCGTGCCGAGGTCGCCCGCGATGGCGCGCTCCCAGGCGCGGCCGCGGCGCGGCGTGCCCCGCCCCTCGAAGACGGCCACCAGGAAGCCCTGGTCGGCCAGCCACTGCTCGATCAGCATGGGCCGGTGCGCGACCTGCGGCACGTAGTACGCAGGCACCGGGCCGCCGTACACGTCCACCACCACCGGCAGCCGCGCCCCGGCGCCGAGCGCGCGCGGCCGCAGCACCGCCGCCCGGATCCCGTCCGCCCCGCCGAGCTGCCGCAGCTCGGTGGTGGGCACGAACGCCGGCTCCTCCGCGACGCTCGGCAGCACCGCCAGCCGCGCGCCGTCCGCGGCGAACACGGCGGTGACCGGCAACCGGCGCAGCGTGCTCCAGGTGACCGCCACGTTGCCGCCGCACGGCGCCAGCACCGCCTTGCGCGTCGCCGGCCCCGGCTCGCCGAGCGCGAGCCGTTCGGGCGCCGAGCCGGGCCGCACCCGGTACAGCTCCTCGCGCGTGGGATCCGGCGCGCCCGCGAACACCAGCGCGTCGCCGTCCACCCCCGCGAACGCCGCGTACCCGAGCTCGCGCGGGACCGCCAGCCCGAGCCGCGCGCCGTCGGGGGCGCGCAGCTCCACCTCCGGCGCGCCGCCGCGCTCGGTCACCCACCAGAAGCGGCCGTCGGGGAGGAACGCCGGCATGCCCGGCCACAGGTTCAGCCAGGCGTCGTCGCGCTCGGCGAGCAGCGCGCGGGTCGCGCCGGTGGCGGGATCGGCCGCGAGCAGCCGCTCCTCGCGCTGGAGCCGGTCCTGCACCAGCAGCGCGAGCGGCCCGCCCTTCGACCAGCGCACCGCGGCCAGGTACGGGTAGCGCCCCGCGTCCCAGCGCATCTCCACGGCCGGACCGCCCGCGGCGGGCACCACCTTCAGGCGCACGGCGGCGTTGGGCGTGCCGGCCCGCGGGTAGGCACGCGCCTCGCACGGCCGCGCCGGGCGCGCCGGGTCGCAGAGCATGCGCCGCTCCACCGCCGACTCGTCCACCTCCGCGTAGGCGATCCGCCGCGCGTCGGGCGACCACCAGAAGCCCTCGTCGCGGTCCATCTCCTCCTGCGCCACGAACTCGGCGAGGCCGTTCGTCACCTGCGGCCCGCGGGCGCGCGTGAGCCGCCGCTCGGGTCCGCGCGGCACCGCGCGCACGTACAGGTCCCCGCGCTTCACGTACGCGAGCGCGCGGCCGTCCGGCGAGAAGCGCGGGTCGAGCGCGCCCTCGGAGCCCGGCAGCGGGGCCGCGCGGCCGGCGGAGCGGTCGAGCAGCCACAGGCGCCCGCCCAGCCCGTACACCACCCGCGCCCCGTCCGGCGAGAGCACGAAGTGCGTGATGCCGCGCGCGGTGATGCGCTGCCGCTCCAGGCGCGCCGCCTCCTCGGGCGAGAGCGCCCCGGCCCCGTCCGCCTCGACGACGGTGCGCGTCACCCCGGTGGCGAGGTCGGTCTCGAGGAGCGCCTGCGCGCGCGACCGCGGCCCGGAGCGCAGGAACAGGGCCGTGCGCCCGTCCGGCGAGAGCTGGACGCCGGTGGGCCGCCCGGCGCGGAAGCCGCGCGTCTCGGCGTACTGGCGCAGGAACGGATCCGAGGGCGGCGGCGTGGGCGCGGCGTCGGCGGCCACGGCCGCGGCCAGGAGGAACGGGCACAGGAGCGCGGGCATCGGCCCCGTTTGTATCACCCGCGCCGGCGCGGCGCCGCGGACCGTCCGCCCGCCCTGCGCCGCGGGGCGGGCCCGAGCCGATGGCGGGTGCAGAGGAGGTCCGCGAGCCCGGAGGCGTCGTCGGCCTCGAACGCCGGGAGCGGGCGCGGTGGCGGCGCGTCGGTCACCACCGCGAACACCCGCCGGTCGCGCGCGCACAGGAACTCCGGCGACACGCCGCGCCGGTACACCTCGATCCGCGGCAGCGGCTCGCGCTTCCAGCCCTCGGCGAGCACCAGGTCCACCGCCGGCAACATGCGGGCGAGCGCGCGGGCGCCGCCGGCGGGTGGGCCGAAGTACGCCATGCCGGAGGGGCCCTCGATGGCGGCGGCCACTGCGCCGGCGCGCCGCAGCACCTCGGTGTCCTTGCCGCGCCGGTCGAACGGGTGCTCGTGGCCGGTGTGCTTCAGGATCCCGACGCGCAGGCCGCGCCGGGCCAGCTCCGCCACGAGCCGGCGCAGCAGCCGGGTCTTCCCGACGCCGCTCGGCCCGCTCACCGCCACGATGGGCGGCGCCCGCCGCGTCACCCTGCGCAGTCCTCGAGCAGCCACGCCGCCACCTCCGCGCCCTCCGGCAGGTCGCCGGCGTCGGCGGGCACGAACAGCAGCGCGTCGGCGAGCGCCGGCCCGCGCACCTGCGCCGAGTCGCGGCCCAGCGGCCGCGCGCGCCCGCCGGGCTCCACGGCGGCCCACAGCAGCCGCGCCCGGCCCGGCCGCCCCTCCGCCGGCGCGGCCAGCCGCAGCGGGACCACGCGCCGCTCGGTCCGGGCCGCGCCGCACAGCGCCAGCAGCGCCGGGCGCGCGAACACCTCGAACGCGACCAGGCACGCCGACGGGCTGCCCGGCAGCCCCAGCACCGGCGCGCCGCCGGCGAGCGCGAACAGGAACGGCTTCCCCGGCTTCATGGGCACGCCGTGCACGCGCACGTCGGCCTGCAGGTGCGCGAGCGCCTCCGGGACGAGGTCGCGCGCGCCGATCGACACCCCGCCGATGGTCACCGCCGCGTCGGCGCTCGCGAGCGCGTCGCGGATCGCGGCGACCACCGCCTCGAGCCGGTCCGGCACCGGCCGCCGCTCGACCTCCGCGCCCAGCGCGCGGACCAGCCCCGCCACCGCCTCGCCGTTCGAGTCCGGCGTGCGGCCGGACACGACCTCATCGCCGGTGGAGAGCACCGCCACCCGCGGCCGACGGCGCACCGACACGACCGGCCCGCCCACCGCCCGGAGCAGCGCCGCCTGCCGCGGGCCGACGCGAACGCCGGCCGCGAGCGCCAGCCCGCCGGCGGGCACGTCCTCGCCGGCCTGGCGCACGTGCTCGCCGCGGCGCGCCGCCTCGAGGAAGCGGACCCCGCCGCCCTCCTCGCGCGTCGCCTCCTCGCGCACCACCGCGTCCGCGCCCTGGGGCACCGTCGCGCCGGTGAAGATGCGCGCCGCCTCGCCGGGGGCGAGCGCCGCGGCGGGCACGTCGCCGGCGTAGATCGTCTGCCGGACCGGGAGCACGGCCGGCCCGGTCACGTCGCCCGCGCGCACCGCGTAGCCGTCCATGGCGGCGCACGTGTGCGGCGGGGCCGGAACGCTCGCCAGCGCGGGGGACGCGAGCCAGCGGCCGAGCGCCTCCTCGGAGGGAACGTCCTCGGCGCCGACCGGGAGCAGCGCGGCGAGGATGCCGTCGCGGATGCGGAGGAGCCTGTCCATCGTGGACCGCATCATGCCACGTACCGGGGCCGCGGCGGCCCGATCGCAAAAGGTGCGCAGAGCGAGTATTGATCCGGGCCAAAACGCAACGTCTGCGGCGGCAGGCGGGCAAAACCCCGCTCTCTCGCGGGCCTAGCTCGTGCAAACAGACGCCGATCAAGACGCCGTTCGCCACCGGAGGATCCAGCCGTGCTCTCCAACACTCC encodes:
- the fliD gene encoding flagellar filament capping protein FliD, with translation MDASFRAGGLASGMDTNAIVEKLVELESRPLGLLRQRQAAFRTQISALGDVISGLSTLSAAAADLGAHGVLSTQARSSPKSFSAAPGTDAVAGSYRVAVKALARPAKWRSDAFADGVGVAGGTLRLTVQGTAFPPIAVADGTSLADVAYAIRQSGAPVSAVVLDDGTSSWLSVTARDTGHPPGGAPADALSIAFTPDAGATGQAPGLAEIEAARNAQVEVDGLTFTRTGNVIADALPGVTLTLTSEGGPAEDLVLGTDPDGTQARLQKLVDAYNGVMRLVQRHLAVAKDADRATTLAGDSTLRSLQARLQRVLVTEVPGLATVRTLADLGVKTARDGSLSIDATTLASAISRDPAAVNALFSNSGTGLAAVVKSLVTDHTRAGGGTLVLRQEGLGRTVKDLDGQAAALQLRIDAFQQNLIRQFTAMENTVSGLKSIGSFLAGQTTQQQKGS
- a CDS encoding flagellin — protein: MSLSIRTNIASLNAQRNLSTTQTALESSMSRLSSGYRITRAGDDAAGLAISTKLEAQIRSYNQAARNANDGLSVIQTTEAALNETSNVLSRLRELAMQAASDGIGDTERGYVQAEADQLRAEIDRIAAVTKYDGTPLLDGTGTALGFQVGVESDASGDDRIGFSTLDATASALGLDASTLDFTTATGARDALSTLDAAMETISRSRADLGAVGNRFQSTIANIQSFAEALSAANSRIRDADVAEETSRLARANILQQAGVAVLAQANQTPQLALKLLGG
- the fliS gene encoding flagellar export chaperone FliS; this encodes MNPAARRYAQAERQTASPERLMVLLFQAALRNVRAGAEALERGTAAEAARPLTLASDIVVELHATLDRPRAPELCDQLAAIYRFVCDRLGAAALARDARAAREAERALAPIAEAFEAAAARLAAGGR
- a CDS encoding glycosyltransferase family 2 protein codes for the protein MAHVSLCLIAKDEERMLPGCLESVRGVVDEIVLVDTGSTDRTRELARAAGARVLERPWDDDFAAPRNLAAAHATGDWILPLDADERLAPGAGVALRRALRRATFDVGLVRCHNADAPDAPAGEVLSGVRRAGPPALLPRVVRRAPGLRWTGRIHESVLEWAAARGGRIAALEVDLVHLGYSKEIWDGRGKRARNLALLRRRAEDEPDSVIALGYLAAELLALGEAEEAGEIAERAWAALDRQPRHRSIRRLAVVRAALAVRRGDAAVALEAVDRAEAAGGANPDLPFFRACALEISAGAPGAPGREERLARAAAELRRALALLEGGVFDQVIYARRARALARLGAVELRAGRAEAARAAYRAARTPAHPADALAPAEGIEAAAGEAEALVALGRAGEALAALEPVLAAGGPPRAWAAAARAAHALGALEDARLFLARARAAAAG
- a CDS encoding PilZ domain-containing protein, which codes for MRDRSAEGMEGEEIGLAYGSATAARRDAVPQLEHGLLVRTRAPVTPGDWLRVRLVLAQERVELHLAGEVRWATPLASGAIAAVELRPASHRDRVQLDLLFQRRTAGAAPEPPAPGDARAAGPLTAALFAPDPLLRAGLAAALEALGRAGGRAVEVAALPDPAALLRALAATPHGLAVLDCDAVGAAAAPLLAALRGHPGCARLPVILLAAGGTSDAEDAHAVVLAKPVDLRRFGELAAALLGAGGPCQRADAPGAPAA
- a CDS encoding DPP IV N-terminal domain-containing protein; translation: MPALLCPFLLAAAVAADAAPTPPPSDPFLRQYAETRGFRAGRPTGVQLSPDGRTALFLRSGPRSRAQALLETDLATGVTRTVVEADGAGALSPEEAARLERQRITARGITHFVLSPDGARVVYGLGGRLWLLDRSAGRAAPLPGSEGALDPRFSPDGRALAYVKRGDLYVRAVPRGPERRLTRARGPQVTNGLAEFVAQEEMDRDEGFWWSPDARRIAYAEVDESAVERRMLCDPARPARPCEARAYPRAGTPNAAVRLKVVPAAGGPAVEMRWDAGRYPYLAAVRWSKGGPLALLVQDRLQREERLLAADPATGATRALLAERDDAWLNLWPGMPAFLPDGRFWWVTERGGAPEVELRAPDGARLGLAVPRELGYAAFAGVDGDALVFAGAPDPTREELYRVRPGSAPERLALGEPGPATRKAVLAPCGGNVAVTWSTLRRLPVTAVFAADGARLAVLPSVAEEPAFVPTTELRQLGGADGIRAAVLRPRALGAGARLPVVVDVYGGPVPAYYVPQVAHRPMLIEQWLADQGFLVAVFEGRGTPRRGRAWERAIAGDLGTVPLEDQVAALEALGREVPEADVARAGITGWSFGGYLAALAVMRRPDRFQAAVAGAPVADWEQYDTYYTERYLGLPGDRAEAYARSGLLAWAPRLQRPLLLLHGTADDNVFLSHSLALADALFRAGRPFELVPIAGATHAVPEPLAAERRWEWTAGFFRRTLGAVRPGPALAPAP
- the mobB gene encoding molybdopterin-guanine dinucleotide biosynthesis protein B, translating into MAARGLRRVTRRAPPIVAVSGPSGVGKTRLLRRLVAELARRGLRVGILKHTGHEHPFDRRGKDTEVLRRAGAVAAAIEGPSGMAYFGPPAGGARALARMLPAVDLVLAEGWKREPLPRIEVYRRGVSPEFLCARDRRVFAVVTDAPPPRPLPAFEADDASGLADLLCTRHRLGPAPRRRAGGRSAAPRRRG
- the glp gene encoding gephyrin-like molybdotransferase Glp, with translation MDRLLRIRDGILAALLPVGAEDVPSEEALGRWLASPALASVPAPPHTCAAMDGYAVRAGDVTGPAVLPVRQTIYAGDVPAAALAPGEAARIFTGATVPQGADAVVREEATREEGGGVRFLEAARRGEHVRQAGEDVPAGGLALAAGVRVGPRQAALLRAVGGPVVSVRRRPRVAVLSTGDEVVSGRTPDSNGEAVAGLVRALGAEVERRPVPDRLEAVVAAIRDALASADAAVTIGGVSIGARDLVPEALAHLQADVRVHGVPMKPGKPFLFALAGGAPVLGLPGSPSACLVAFEVFARPALLALCGAARTERRVVPLRLAAPAEGRPGRARLLWAAVEPGGRARPLGRDSAQVRGPALADALLFVPADAGDLPEGAEVAAWLLEDCAG